The genomic DNA GCATGCACTATACGTGTGTTTTTAGGTGATTTTTTGAAGATTTTAGGGTATTTCACGATAAAATCAGAAATATCAAAGTAGCTGTCGTTGGAGTACTTGCTATCATTGAATGGCTCAACGGTAATCATAGAGTAGTTAGCCTAGCCGGAACTAAAGCGCAACAGATCATTTTGTAAAAGTCTAAATAGCCAATTAGAGGAATGTGGAAATCCCACAAAATGTCCAAAATCAATGCACTACCAGATATTTAGTACGGTATCGGTTTCAAATCGTTAAGGTCCGTTCTGAACTTTTCTTGAGCGGTTGTCTTGCTAGATCGGGTTAAACTCGATTCGGAAGCAATTAATTTGAAGTTTATCCTTAATCTTGGTTTATAAATCTTTGAGGGCGCGTTTATATCTATATTTTAGCCGCCTTAAAAATATTGTGACTGGTGAAATACCGTGATTTATTCCTTACTTTATTAACGACCGCTGGATTATTGCTGTTGTTCAATTCAAGAATAGGCGTAATGCCGCCATTGGGTAAATTTTTGAACCCTTTTGATGGCGTCTGGCAAAATGCTGAAAATTCGTCCTCTCTTAAGGATGTTGAATATCAATTGGAGGGATTAAAAGCAGGGGCAAAGGTCTATTTTGATGATAGGATGGTTCCGCATGTTTTTGCAGAAAGCGATGAGGATATGTATTTTTTACAGGGATACATCACCGCCAAATACCGTTTATGGCAGATGGAGATTCAAACGCACAATGCTGCCGGGAGACTAACGGAAGTAGTAGGGGAGAAGGCACTTGAAACTGACCGCCGAACGAGAAGGCTGGGCATGCAAACCGATGCCGACGATGCCACGGCGTTTGTAGCCAAGAACCCAGAAAGCAAAAGAATGATTCAGGCCTATTGCGACGGGGTGAATGCCTATATCAAAAACTTAAAAAGGAAGGATTACCCAATTGAATATAAACTGCTGGACTATCAACCGGAAGCGTGGACGCCGGTGAAGGTTTCATTGCTATTAAAGAACATGGCCAGCATTCTTTCGGTTTTGAGTATGATATTGAGAATACCAACTTCATTGCTAAATATGGTGACGAAGCATTTCAAAAGCTTTATCCTGATTTTACCGATGCTGAGGACCCTGTAATTCCTGTTGGAACGAAATGGGGTTTTAAGGCAAACAGCTCAAATAAATCACAGGCTGCCGTTGAAACGAAATCGGGAGAAACATATAGTTCTATATTAGAAAAGCCGGAGGAGATAAATGGCTCCAACAATTGGGCGGTGAGTGGCAGCAAGACAAAAAGCGGTAAGCCAATTCTTTGCAATGATCCGCATCTGAAATTATCACTCCCCTCTATTTGGTTTGAGATGCACTTGGTCTCGCCTACCATGAATGTTTATGGTGCCACTCTTCCCGGTTCACCTGCGGTTATTATAGGATTTAATGATTCTATTTCATGGGGGGTGACGAATGGTGGCAGAGATGTACGTGATTGGTACAAAATTAAATTCAAAGATGCCTCTCGTGAAGAATATGAAGTCAACGGACAATGGGAAAAGTCTATTAAAAAGCCAGAACTATTCTTGGTTCGCGGAAAAGGGGCTTTCCATGATACAGTAGTTTATACTCGTTTTGGGCCAGTGGTGTTTGATGAGAAGTTTGGTGAGGTGGAGAGTAAAAAGAATATGGCGGTATCTTGGACAGCTAAATTGCCCTCCAACGAATTTGAGACGTTTTACGGCTTAAACAAAGGAAAGAACTATGACGATTATATGCAGGCCTTGAAACATTATGATTGCCCTTCGCAGAATTTTGTTTTTGCTTCCAGAAGCGGTGACATAGCCATCCGGCATCAAGGTAAGTTTCCAATAGTAAATGATATGCCTGGCAAAGGCAAGTTGGTATTTGATGGTAGCACGGATCAGGGCGAGTGGAAACAGTTTATTCCTTCGGAACAAAATCCTTCCATGTTGAATCCTGATCGTGGTTTTGTGAGTAGTGCCAACCAACGGCCTACAGATTCTACTTATCCTTATTACTATTCTGGAGTGGGGGTTTTTGAAAATTATCGCAATCGAAGAATCAATCAATTATTGGCCGGTGGTAAGGATATTGATGTAGATTTTATGAAAAAAATGCAGAATGATAATTTCAATCTTCACGCCTCTGAAGTTGCACCCATCATGCTATCACTTCTTGATCTTTCTGCCTTAAACACAGAGGAGAAGAAAATAGCTGAAGAGATTTATCATTGGGATTTTTATAACAACCCGGATGAAACAACCCCGATATATTTTGAAATCTGGTGGAATGAATTGCGCAGATTATTGTGGGATGAAATGGCTGACCCGAAGGTTCCGATGAAGCAACCGAGTTTTTATATCACCGGTAAGTTTTTGCAATCGGACAGCACCTCTGCCTTCTATGATATTCTCAGTACTCCGGAAAAGGAATCGAGAAAGGATATCGTGCTGCGTTCATTCAAACATATTTTAATCTCCCTGCGCAACAAAGAATTTACAGAAACCAAAGGCGCCTATGCTAACGATAGAGTCTATGAAAAGAAAGACATGAATGCAAAGGATTGGGGGAGTTATAAATCTACTAAGATTGCGCACCTGGCAGGTATTGATGCTTTCAGCAAGTTGAACGTATACAGCGGAGGCAATATAGGTACCATTAATGCCACCAACTCTGCACACGGCCCATCCTGGAGAATGATCGTTGATGAAGCAACGATGAAGGCCTATGTTGTTTATCCGGGCGGACAATCGGGTAATCCGGGAAGCCCCTATTACGATAACATGGTGAATGCCTGGGCGAAAGGAGAATATTTTCAGGCATCTTTTGTGCGAACTGGTGATGGGCTTGGCGCACACAAACTTTTTATATCCACTTTTAAACCAAAATAAATCTAATGAAGTTTCTTATTGCTATTGTCTTGATTGCAGTTTTGTCTTTTGCCGTACAACAGTTTTTCCCTTGGTGGTCTGTTGCCATTGTTGCTTTTGCAGTCGGTTTTGTCATGCGCCAGCCGCGTCGCGAAGCTGCCTTTTTCGCAGGGCTGCTTTCCCTATTCTTACTATGGACGTTCTATTCCTATTATCTGGCTCATGCCAATCAGCATTTGCTTTCTGAAAAACTGGCAGAATTATTTGCTCCGATTATTAGAGACAAACAATTCCGTCTATATATCCTTACCGGTGCTATAGGAGGATTGGTTGGCGGTTTTGCGTCGCTAAGCGGAAGACTTTCTGCTATCGCAGTAGGGATGAAGTAATCTTTTTTAGTTCGATTATCTAATAATCTCCGCTAAAGTCCTGAGTGGCTCTAATGGAGCGCGCGTTATTTTCATCTTTTGTTTCAAAGATAGCCCCACAACCTAAATAGAGCAGGTTTTTGTCGAGCATCACCTTGCGATGTGGTGGAGAATTGTATAAGTCTTTCACCAATACTTCTGCCACTTGCAGGTAGCTTACTTTCAGTGGAACCGGGAAGCTATTCATATCAATATTTTCCCCATTCACTGTTGAATTCACGCCAAACAGTTTTAACCGCACCGGTGGCATTTTCAATGCAGCGGTTTTGGGATTGACATGCTCAAAGAAATTTTTTGCCACCATCTGATGCGTGTGTACCACCGCAGCGTTTCTCAGTTCCGCTGAAAATTTTAAAGTTGCCACATTCTTTTGTTCCCGAAGTTTATTGGTGGCAAAGAAGAAAGCCGCATTCATCAGGTGCAGATCGTAGTGGGCAGGGTCAACCACCCTGTTTGGTTCTTTAAGCGTATCAAAACTCTTCCACGTATGATCTTCATACACTTTCTGTTTGAAGTAGGAATCCTTCTGAAACAGCGTGATTTCAGATAGATATTGTCCGCCTTTATCCGAGGCAAATAATAGAGGTAGTAGATATAAAAAGACAACCGCAGGCCACATACCTTTAAAACGAAATTATTTGAAAAATATTGGGTGCGGGGTAAGTCCCCGATATTTTCAGACTATTTCTCTCTTACATAAACAAGGGTAGTGCCGTGTTTGGTTGCTTTTTCCGAAAACTCGAACCGATTTCCAATGCTTTTGATTAAAGGCAGCAACTTCTTGAATCCGTGATTGCGAGGGTCAAAGTCCGGTTGCTTCTTAATGAGCAAATTCCCCAACTCACCTAGAAAAGCCCATCCCTCTTCATCTGCAATATCGTTGATGCTATCGGAAATCAGATTGACCAATTCCTTATTGATAGGTCCAATCACCTCTTCCGAAGTGTTTTGAGATTTTGTTTTGGTCTTTGATTTTTGAGCAGGTCTGGAAGCCGGTTGCGGCAGCGGTTGTTTAGCCTTCAATATCTCAAGGTAGATAAATTTATCGCAGGCCGAGATAAAGGCCGTAGGCGTTTTCTTCTCTCCCAAACCCAACACCTTCATGCCTGCCTCTCGAAGGCGTATAGCCAAACGGGTGAAATCACTATCGCTTGAAACGATACAAAATCCATCCACCCTACCACTGTAAAGGATGTCCATAGCATCAATAATCATGGCAGAGTCGGTCGCGTTCTTGCCGCTGGTATAACTATATTGTTGTACCGGAGTGATGGCATTTTCAAGCAAAACTGTTTTCCAACCCGATACCGTAGGTTTTGTCCAATCGGCATAAATCTTTTTGAAGGTTGGTGTGCCATACTTGGCAATCTCTTCCAACATCGCCTTCACGTTTGAATAGGGCACGTTGTCGGCATCTATTAAAACCGCGAAACGAAGCTCTTTGATGGTTTCCATTTTGTATGAATTTGAGTGCAATATAAGAGAATAGGATTCCTACGCCGAAGGCACTGAACCAAGAAGAAAAATCGGCTTCTAACAACTGTAACTATATTCCTAAATTGGAAATAACCTTCCTTAATTGGTATTTAGGCTAATGTGACTGGTATAGCGCCTGTTGTAATCAGTATTGCCCCTTGTTTGATTAGTATAGCGTGGAAACTTATTGGTTAAGCGGGGATTATAATTGGTTTTCGGGGGAAAATGATTGGTATTCGCGGGATTATGATTGGTTAAAGCCTTTGGCAGAGGAACTTATGGGCGCTTTAGGGCATTCACTTAGAGAATGAATACATACCGCCCAATTATTCAGCCAATTAGGAAAAATTTGAAGTGAGTATGCTACTAGCGAATTAGAGAAAACTTGCCACCAAGAAGAAAGTCAACTGAGAATCACTAAGAACTTCCTGCAGATATTTACAAGCAGTTTCTGTTATACTCCCCTACAATGTCTTCTATATCCTCACTTCGGAAAGTTTTCTGTTTGATTTTAATGGCTAATTCAGGACAATCGGCAAAATATAAAGACATGCTATCTCTGAAATCATCCCAATTTATTTTAGTGAGTGTTCCCTGATGTTTCTGTAAAATGTAATCAATACTTGGGGCGCAGACCCCGCAACGAGGGCTGAGCGAGGGGAGTGGATAGTACTTCAGCAAACGCAGGCTGCCGTCCTTTATCAATAGCAAAAAGAAATATTGGCTGCCTGAATGAAATGGGTTTGCTATTCCCGCATCATTTTTAACCGAGACCATTCTTATCTTTTCTCTTCTATATTCAAATTGCACTTCTGCTACCTCTCCAGGTTTTATGGACTGCTGTACACCCGTAGAATCGAAATAGGTCATTCCCCAGTGCATATTGTGATAGGCGGGTTCGCGATCTATTTTATTCAGAGGAACATCTAAAGTGATTGGAATCGTATCATCTGAAAGGGTGATGAGCAAAGCCGGTAGCTTTTTTGCTTCCACATTATTTCTACATGAAAAAAGCAGAAAAAATACGAAGGCAAAAATCTTTGCTTTGTCCATGATTTAGAAAGAAGTGCCCAGTCGTAGATAGAGTCCGGTTCCGGTATAGTGAGTAGGGACAACCAGTCCGATAATATTGCCGGTACCGAGCGTGAAGTCAAAATATTTCCACGATTTAGAAAACTCAAAGCCGAGGTTAAACTTGCTGTACCCGCCCCCGCCCATAGAGGCCGAGAAGACCATATCGGGACGGATGAAGTAGTTGGCCTTGAGGTATCCATAAAAGAAATAGCGAGGAATATGTCGGTATTGACCGCCTACGCTAATCACCAATTTATCTCCAAAAATAGGTTGAGAATATACCAAGGCTGCGGTGAAAGGCACCATCACAGAGTAGTGCTTGTTGGTTTTTTTAGGTAGATTGGTGAGCAAAGCGCTGTCAATATTTAGGTTGCCGAAAGTAGCGCTGTTAAACGAAAACAGGTTGGGAAATTCTATACCCTGAAAGTGTACAAAACCAGTGTCGGTATAATTTACCGGATGTTTGGAAAATGACATCACGCCGAGGTCTGATACATCCAATGCCAACTTCCACTGGTTTTCTTCAGAAATGGAAAGATGGAGGTCGCCGGAGAAACCAATGCCGTTCATTTCGGTAAAAGGTGTAGCGCCTTCATCGGCAGAGTTGTACTTCAAATCATATTGCATGTCCAGATATTCGCCGTCTGGAGCGGTGTATAGCCAAGCATCGCGTGTGCTGATTTGTTGATTGCTCATCACTTGCAGAAATGAATAGCTCAACCCAAAGTCGGTTCTTATCCGATTGCTGCGGAATGTTTTCTGGATACCAAAAGTATATTGGTTGTAAATGAAATTTTGAAAGCGGATGCCGCTGAGGTCAACCGTATCATCTTCAAACATGGCATTGCCATAGAAAAGAAGTTGGTAGGTTTCTTTAGAGCCGGAAAGATTTCGCATTTGTCGGTGATGGTAACCAAAGTACAGCA from Bacteroidota bacterium includes the following:
- a CDS encoding penicillin acylase family protein, which translates into the protein MDAGEGFIAIKEHGQHSFGFEYDIENTNFIAKYGDEAFQKLYPDFTDAEDPVIPVGTKWGFKANSSNKSQAAVETKSGETYSSILEKPEEINGSNNWAVSGSKTKSGKPILCNDPHLKLSLPSIWFEMHLVSPTMNVYGATLPGSPAVIIGFNDSISWGVTNGGRDVRDWYKIKFKDASREEYEVNGQWEKSIKKPELFLVRGKGAFHDTVVYTRFGPVVFDEKFGEVESKKNMAVSWTAKLPSNEFETFYGLNKGKNYDDYMQALKHYDCPSQNFVFASRSGDIAIRHQGKFPIVNDMPGKGKLVFDGSTDQGEWKQFIPSEQNPSMLNPDRGFVSSANQRPTDSTYPYYYSGVGVFENYRNRRINQLLAGGKDIDVDFMKKMQNDNFNLHASEVAPIMLSLLDLSALNTEEKKIAEEIYHWDFYNNPDETTPIYFEIWWNELRRLLWDEMADPKVPMKQPSFYITGKFLQSDSTSAFYDILSTPEKESRKDIVLRSFKHILISLRNKEFTETKGAYANDRVYEKKDMNAKDWGSYKSTKIAHLAGIDAFSKLNVYSGGNIGTINATNSAHGPSWRMIVDEATMKAYVVYPGGQSGNPGSPYYDNMVNAWAKGEYFQASFVRTGDGLGAHKLFISTFKPK
- a CDS encoding CAP domain-containing protein, with protein sequence MWPAVVFLYLLPLLFASDKGGQYLSEITLFQKDSYFKQKVYEDHTWKSFDTLKEPNRVVDPAHYDLHLMNAAFFFATNKLREQKNVATLKFSAELRNAAVVHTHQMVAKNFFEHVNPKTAALKMPPVRLKLFGVNSTVNGENIDMNSFPVPLKVSYLQVAEVLVKDLYNSPPHRKVMLDKNLLYLGCGAIFETKDENNARSIRATQDFSGDY
- a CDS encoding NYN domain-containing protein; translated protein: METIKELRFAVLIDADNVPYSNVKAMLEEIAKYGTPTFKKIYADWTKPTVSGWKTVLLENAITPVQQYSYTSGKNATDSAMIIDAMDILYSGRVDGFCIVSSDSDFTRLAIRLREAGMKVLGLGEKKTPTAFISACDKFIYLEILKAKQPLPQPASRPAQKSKTKTKSQNTSEEVIGPINKELVNLISDSINDIADEEGWAFLGELGNLLIKKQPDFDPRNHGFKKLLPLIKSIGNRFEFSEKATKHGTTLVYVREK